The following are encoded together in the Lathyrus oleraceus cultivar Zhongwan6 chromosome 3, CAAS_Psat_ZW6_1.0, whole genome shotgun sequence genome:
- the LOC127129799 gene encoding formin-like protein 14, which translates to MVIIEKSIVALLVMEKAGGRRIYNINPRAKYLSHEINPTIFQQNAEGKHSKNKELHQNLQFRLMEDVMIDTGRALNARNLKSMGILNQVRVKPTLDTSWEALKDQRKIPNGLYLFSEIDPPEVVMYYLDDLHKQGVEFSDFSLDWLPDFPPDFMKRPREPSEKAKQAKRAKLGESSGSRPPIPLAGSSGKFVPLPPSVKVKPIASSIPQPSLIYTKSETPPSTTRPSNQPSQKFNLATTSLPISEAEMLKETTSPSSSSSPESPPYYTLSSNTEPSDPHSPTLAQLQQRALASQQPTQSIPEPEVTPPPTENPNTTTSDPPPSEPIHSESQQHNSEIPPPTTSAEPQTPTLNLSPPTSPPHASEPETPF; encoded by the exons atggTGATCATTGAAAAGTCTATTGTTGCTCTTCTGGTCATGGAGAAGGCTGGAGGAAGACGCatctacaacattaatcctagggCAAAGTATTTGTCCCATGAGATTAACCCAACAATCTTCCAACAGAACGCTGAAGGCAAACATTCCAAGAATAAGGAACTGCATCAGAACCTCCAG ttcagactcatggaagacgtgaTGATAGATACTGGAAGAGCTCTGAACGCtcgcaatctgaagagcatgggaatttTGAATCAAGTTAGGGTCAAACCAACTttggacacctcttgggaagctCTTAAAGATCAGAGAAAGATCCCAAATGGACTCTATCTGTTCTCAGAgatcgaccctccagaggtagTCATGTACTACTTAGATGATCTACACAAACAAGGCGTAGAGTTCTCAGACTTCTCCCTAGACTGGCTGCCAGATTTTCCTCCAGATTTCATGAAGAGGCCACGAGAACCATCTGAGAAGGCAAAGCAGGCGAAGAGAGCGAAGCTGGGAGAATCTTCCGGATCAAGACCTCCAATACCTCTGGCTGGATCCTCTGGTAAGTTTGTACCTCTCCCTCCTTCTGTAAAAGTTAAACCTATTGCTTCCTCAATCCCTCAACCTTCGCTCATATACACTAAGTCagaaactcctccctcaaccactAGACCATCTAACCAACCCTCGCAAAAATTCAACCTGGCCACCACATCTCTACCTATTTCGGAAGCAGAAATGCTAAAGGAAACAACCTCACCCTCCTCATCTTCATCTCCAGAATCACCACCCTATTACACACTTTCATCAAACACTGAGCCATCTGACCCCCACTCCCCAACTCTGGCTCAGCTCCAACAACGTGCTCTAGCCTCTCAACAGCCAACACAATCTATCCCTGAACCAGAAGTTACCCCTCCACCCACAGAAAACCCAAACACAACCACATCTGACCCTCCACCATCCGAACCAATTCACTCTGAATCACAACAACACAACTCTGAAATACCCCCACCAACTACatccgctgaaccacaaactcccACACTTAACttaagccctcccacttctccacCCCACGCATCTGAACCTGAAACACCCTTCTAA